From the genome of Scytonema hofmannii PCC 7110, one region includes:
- a CDS encoding Asp-tRNA(Asn)/Glu-tRNA(Gln) amidotransferase GatCAB subunit A, with amino-acid sequence MDDAVAIATAVKSGQIGAVEVVKSALAKITDRDGELNCFTAVTADTALADAERIDREVALGHQLGSLAGVPFAVKNLFDIAGVTTLAGAKINAENPPATQDSTAVFKLKQAGAVLVGALNMDEYAYGFVTENAHYGATHNPHDRKRVAGGSSGGSAAAIASGLVPLTLGSDTNGSIRVPAALCGVFGLKPTYGRLSRAGVALFSSSLDHIGPFARSVRDIATVFDVLQGEDERDPVCTKRPPEPCLSQIDRSIEGLRIAIAGEYFTKGASPEALEAVQRVADALGVFNYITIPEAHRARAAAFVITACEGANLHLEKLRFRPQDFDPATRDRFLAGALIPSSWYIQAQRFRRSYRDKVQEIFQKVDVILAPTTPISAPLIGQQTMILDGEEILVRPHLGLFTQPLSFIGLPVLSVPVQRSDALPLGVQLIAAPYNEGLILRIARVLEQGSL; translated from the coding sequence ATGGATGATGCTGTGGCAATAGCAACTGCTGTAAAAAGTGGTCAAATCGGCGCGGTGGAAGTTGTCAAATCGGCTTTGGCAAAAATTACAGACCGAGATGGGGAACTGAATTGTTTTACTGCTGTGACGGCTGATACTGCTTTGGCAGATGCAGAACGAATTGATAGGGAAGTTGCTCTAGGTCATCAACTTGGTTCTTTGGCTGGTGTCCCTTTCGCTGTTAAAAATCTGTTTGATATTGCTGGAGTCACAACACTGGCGGGCGCAAAAATTAATGCCGAAAATCCTCCTGCAACACAAGATTCAACCGCAGTCTTCAAGTTGAAACAAGCGGGTGCTGTTCTCGTGGGTGCTTTGAATATGGATGAGTACGCTTATGGATTTGTGACCGAAAATGCACATTATGGCGCTACTCACAATCCCCACGATCGCAAGCGGGTGGCTGGAGGTTCTTCGGGTGGTTCGGCGGCGGCGATTGCATCTGGCTTAGTTCCTCTGACTTTGGGTTCTGATACAAATGGTTCTATCCGCGTACCTGCAGCGTTGTGCGGCGTTTTTGGTTTAAAACCAACTTATGGAAGGCTGTCTCGCGCTGGTGTCGCTTTATTTTCTAGCAGTTTAGACCACATTGGACCCTTTGCTCGTTCGGTAAGGGATATTGCTACAGTATTTGACGTGCTGCAGGGAGAAGATGAGCGAGATCCAGTTTGTACAAAACGTCCTCCCGAACCGTGTTTGTCACAGATCGATCGCAGTATTGAGGGTTTAAGAATTGCTATTGCAGGAGAATATTTTACTAAAGGAGCAAGCCCGGAAGCATTAGAAGCAGTGCAAAGAGTTGCTGATGCTTTGGGAGTTTTCAACTATATCACTATACCTGAAGCTCACCGTGCTAGGGCAGCTGCATTTGTCATTACAGCTTGTGAGGGCGCAAACTTACATTTGGAAAAATTACGCTTTCGTCCCCAAGATTTCGATCCTGCAACACGCGATCGCTTTCTTGCAGGTGCATTAATACCTAGTAGCTGGTATATTCAAGCGCAGCGATTTAGGAGATCGTATCGAGATAAAGTCCAAGAAATCTTCCAAAAGGTGGATGTTATTCTTGCACCTACCACACCAATTTCTGCTCCCTTAATTGGTCAGCAAACCATGATTTTAGACGGAGAAGAAATTCTTGTTCGTCCTCACTTAGGACTATTTACTCAACCATTATCTTTTATTGGATTACCTGTTTTATCAGTTCCAGTCCAGCGTTCAGATGCCCTACCCTTGGGTGTACAGTTAATAGCTGCACCTTATAATGAAGGGTTGATTTTACGGATAGCGAGAGTGCTAGAGCAAGGATCATTATGA
- a CDS encoding DUF4089 domain-containing protein, which translates to MEGKNFEVEDYVDLMAVLLDLKLQDEYRDGVVANFERIRAIAQVVNEFPLPDELEVSTEFHP; encoded by the coding sequence ATGGAAGGGAAGAACTTTGAGGTAGAAGACTACGTAGATTTAATGGCTGTGTTGTTGGATTTGAAATTGCAGGATGAGTATCGAGATGGGGTGGTGGCAAATTTTGAGAGAATTAGGGCGATCGCTCAAGTTGTCAATGAGTTTCCCTTACCAGATGAACTAGAAGTTTCTACGGAGTTTCACCCATGA
- a CDS encoding thioredoxin-like domain-containing protein, producing MTPRVRAPELPQNYPWLNTDKPLSLKELRGRVIILDFWTYCCINCLHILPDLKYLEQKYKDSLTVIGIHSAKFDNEKESENIRQAILRYDIQHPVLVDSGFRVWQEYAVRAWPTLMAIDPEGYVIGSVSGEGNRDVLDELIKKLILQHQEKGTINFQELSLTLEKQRQPLVTPLAFPSKVLATNEVLFIADSGHHRLVISRVDGQILHTIGTGQPGLINGSFNECQFSAPQGMAFDEENQLLYVADTENHALRRVDLKCQVVETIAGTGQQSRNIRPHSGAATETALNSPWDLQKVGNSLFIAMAGSHQIWEMNLETGIVRTYAGTGAEACIDGTLTESTFAQPSGITTDGQDLYVADSEGSTIRAVGLVEPLTVRTVCGSGDLFGFGDVDGQGFDVRLQHCLGVEYAQNFLWVADTYNHKIKLVNPQTGNCQTVLGNGVAGLQDGQGKNTRFSEPSGLSVIGSELYIADTNNHAIRRVDLNTFTVTTLQFPSLCSPTLCIPNY from the coding sequence ATGACGCCTCGTGTTAGAGCACCCGAACTACCCCAAAATTATCCCTGGTTGAACACGGATAAACCATTGTCTCTTAAAGAACTTAGGGGTAGAGTTATTATTCTAGACTTTTGGACGTACTGTTGTATCAACTGCCTCCACATCCTGCCAGATTTAAAATATCTAGAACAAAAATATAAAGATAGCTTGACAGTTATTGGCATACATAGTGCTAAATTTGACAATGAGAAGGAAAGCGAAAACATCCGTCAAGCAATTTTGCGTTACGACATTCAACACCCCGTTTTAGTTGATAGCGGTTTTAGGGTTTGGCAAGAGTATGCCGTGCGTGCTTGGCCAACATTAATGGCGATCGATCCAGAAGGTTACGTGATTGGCTCTGTATCAGGTGAAGGCAATCGTGACGTTTTAGATGAACTCATAAAAAAGTTAATTCTCCAACATCAAGAGAAAGGCACTATTAATTTTCAAGAACTCAGCCTCACTTTAGAAAAACAGCGCCAACCACTTGTGACTCCCTTAGCTTTTCCCAGTAAAGTTCTGGCTACAAACGAGGTTTTGTTTATTGCTGATTCCGGGCATCATCGTCTTGTTATAAGTCGTGTAGATGGGCAAATTTTACATACAATTGGCACCGGACAACCAGGATTAATTAATGGTTCTTTCAACGAATGCCAGTTTTCTGCGCCTCAAGGAATGGCATTTGATGAAGAGAATCAACTTTTGTATGTGGCAGATACAGAAAATCATGCACTGAGAAGAGTCGATCTCAAATGCCAGGTTGTAGAAACTATTGCTGGAACAGGACAACAAAGCCGCAATATTCGTCCTCATAGTGGTGCTGCAACAGAAACAGCATTGAACTCCCCTTGGGATCTGCAAAAAGTTGGAAATAGCTTATTTATTGCCATGGCTGGTTCTCATCAAATTTGGGAAATGAATTTGGAAACTGGCATTGTGAGAACCTATGCTGGTACTGGTGCAGAAGCTTGTATTGATGGTACGCTGACCGAGTCTACCTTTGCCCAACCAAGCGGAATCACGACAGATGGACAAGACTTATATGTTGCTGACAGTGAAGGAAGTACAATTCGCGCTGTAGGACTAGTTGAACCTTTAACAGTCAGAACTGTTTGCGGTAGTGGTGACTTGTTCGGTTTTGGTGATGTTGACGGACAGGGTTTTGATGTCAGGTTGCAGCATTGCTTGGGAGTCGAATATGCCCAGAATTTCTTGTGGGTAGCCGATACCTACAACCACAAGATTAAACTCGTTAATCCCCAAACTGGTAATTGTCAAACTGTTCTTGGAAATGGTGTAGCAGGTTTGCAGGACGGTCAAGGTAAAAATACTCGTTTTTCCGAACCTTCAGGGCTGAGTGTTATAGGTTCTGAATTATACATTGCTGATACAAACAATCATGCTATTCGTCGTGTAGATTTAAATACTTTCACGGTAACAACACTACAATTCCCCAGTTTATGCTCTCCTACTCTGTGCATTCCAAATTATTGA
- a CDS encoding glutaminase produces MRGLETLTTTELSTWVQQARAFASQGKVIDRIPQLALANANWFAVCVHSANGQVYSDGETSRVFPLMSAIKPFSLLYLLQRLGAETVFQWVGVKPSDVAFNSLEQLIKDNGRPRNPMINSGAITLADKLPGNSASDRCKHLCQWLNQQADCQLQLDEIMLTSVRLVNSQVNQDIARYLAQAGYLKDLKKSLDTYEQICCLSGTVEDLAHLGLLLACDRGRVAAQYRRSVNALMLTCGLYESSPQYALQIGLPMKSGIGGALLAVVPDRGAIACYSPALDNAGNPVAALAFVEAISQGLGLSVFGN; encoded by the coding sequence ATGAGAGGATTGGAAACTTTAACCACCACTGAGTTGTCCACTTGGGTACAGCAGGCTAGAGCCTTTGCAAGTCAAGGAAAAGTTATCGATCGCATTCCACAACTGGCTTTGGCTAATGCTAATTGGTTCGCGGTTTGCGTTCATTCTGCAAACGGGCAAGTTTATAGCGATGGTGAGACTTCTCGTGTTTTTCCGTTGATGAGCGCAATTAAACCGTTTTCGCTGTTGTATTTGCTACAACGTTTGGGAGCAGAAACAGTTTTTCAGTGGGTTGGGGTTAAACCATCTGATGTCGCATTTAATTCTTTAGAGCAACTAATCAAGGATAATGGAAGACCTCGCAATCCCATGATTAATAGTGGAGCAATTACCCTTGCTGATAAGTTACCAGGAAATAGTGCTAGCGATCGCTGCAAACATTTGTGTCAGTGGTTGAATCAGCAAGCCGATTGCCAACTCCAGTTAGATGAGATAATGCTGACTTCCGTGCGTTTGGTAAACTCTCAAGTCAATCAAGACATTGCCCGTTATCTTGCTCAAGCAGGGTATCTTAAAGATCTAAAAAAATCTCTTGACACTTACGAGCAAATTTGCTGCTTATCTGGAACGGTAGAAGATTTAGCCCATTTGGGTTTGCTTTTGGCTTGCGATCGTGGACGAGTTGCAGCCCAGTATCGCCGTAGCGTGAATGCACTAATGTTAACCTGTGGGTTGTATGAATCTTCTCCCCAATATGCTTTACAGATCGGTCTACCGATGAAATCCGGGATCGGTGGCGCACTCTTGGCTGTGGTACCCGATCGAGGAGCGATCGCTTGCTACAGCCCTGCGTTGGACAATGCAGGTAACCCTGTCGCCGCACTTGCTTTTGTTGAGGCTATATCCCAGGGCTTGGGACTCAGTGTGTTTGGGAATTAG
- a CDS encoding ATP-binding protein: MTHINFRKLVTQKEVINILINLANEMGSSFCIEDTSGKLLIGTDNKVLVNKHPVKLLDEVVGWVIGDKKAETIAFLLSYLAQQQYEKKLLANELLDKYQEIDLFHDIFTQVTASLNPKEVARLVIEEARKSIQSTSASILLFNNNTGQLDTLWKDGQNGCFEKPLIQAQGIISTIVKSCQGEIVNDVFSDPRFVNNQVNFHSFICVPLITKKQVIGAIVIISETPTTYSTQDLKLLTILALQTAVAIEKAVLYEQNCNALHVAQEQTQQLQRTLYELQQTQTQLIQSEKMSSLGQLVAGVAHEINNPVNYVAGNLNYAQQYTQDLLNLLHLYQKYYPQPVSEIEDLLQDLDLEFLKQDFINLLSSMHLGIERIRSLASSLRNFSRLDREEMKPVDIHEGIDATLLILQSRLKQNERHQGIEIVKEYGNIPLIEGYANQLNQVFMNLIANAIDAIEEQEKPGIINIYTGLINEYNFQQAISRNSQLKDLFKISSLESEHQIFSSVFVVISDNGMGIDETVRKHLFEPFFTTKPTSKGTGLGLSISSQIIEKHGGTLQCISHPGQGTTFWIEIPVEQTIRKSSETNVTVFQPTL, encoded by the coding sequence ATGACTCATATCAATTTCAGAAAGCTAGTGACCCAAAAAGAAGTTATCAATATACTCATTAACCTTGCTAATGAGATGGGTTCTTCTTTCTGCATAGAAGATACAAGTGGCAAATTACTAATCGGTACAGACAACAAGGTATTAGTCAATAAACATCCAGTCAAGCTTTTAGACGAAGTCGTTGGCTGGGTTATTGGCGATAAGAAGGCAGAAACTATTGCCTTTTTACTTTCCTACCTAGCACAACAGCAGTATGAAAAGAAGTTACTAGCCAATGAACTGTTAGACAAGTATCAGGAAATTGACTTATTTCATGACATTTTTACACAGGTAACTGCTAGTTTAAATCCCAAAGAAGTTGCTCGACTGGTCATTGAAGAAGCTAGAAAATCAATTCAGTCTACAAGTGCTTCAATTCTCTTATTCAACAACAATACAGGTCAGTTAGACACTCTCTGGAAAGACGGTCAGAACGGTTGCTTTGAAAAGCCTTTGATACAAGCTCAAGGAATTATTAGCACAATTGTAAAATCGTGTCAAGGTGAGATTGTTAATGATGTATTCTCAGATCCAAGGTTTGTAAATAACCAAGTTAACTTCCATTCTTTCATTTGTGTGCCTTTGATAACAAAGAAGCAGGTGATTGGAGCGATCGTTATTATTAGTGAAACTCCTACCACTTACTCTACTCAAGACTTAAAACTGTTAACTATACTGGCATTACAAACAGCAGTAGCTATTGAAAAAGCTGTGCTTTACGAACAAAATTGCAATGCACTTCATGTAGCCCAGGAGCAAACACAGCAACTCCAACGAACTCTCTACGAACTACAGCAAACACAAACACAGCTAATTCAAAGTGAAAAGATGTCTAGCTTGGGTCAACTAGTTGCTGGTGTTGCTCATGAAATTAACAACCCAGTTAACTATGTTGCTGGTAACCTCAATTATGCACAACAGTATACTCAAGACCTTCTTAACTTATTACATCTTTATCAAAAATATTATCCACAGCCAGTTTCTGAAATTGAAGATTTACTTCAAGATTTAGATCTGGAATTTCTCAAACAGGATTTTATAAATCTGCTGTCCTCCATGCATTTAGGAATTGAACGCATTCGTAGCTTAGCATCATCATTGCGGAATTTTTCCCGATTGGATCGAGAAGAAATGAAGCCCGTTGATATTCACGAAGGAATAGATGCTACACTGTTGATTCTCCAAAGCAGACTGAAGCAAAATGAAAGACATCAGGGCATAGAAATCGTCAAAGAGTATGGCAATATTCCCCTAATTGAAGGTTATGCTAATCAGCTTAACCAGGTGTTTATGAATTTGATTGCTAATGCAATTGATGCTATTGAAGAACAAGAAAAACCAGGCATTATCAATATTTATACGGGATTGATAAATGAGTATAATTTTCAGCAAGCAATAAGTAGGAATTCTCAATTAAAAGACTTATTCAAAATTTCTAGTTTAGAATCTGAACACCAAATATTTTCCAGCGTTTTTGTTGTCATTAGCGATAACGGAATGGGTATAGATGAAACTGTCCGGAAACATTTGTTTGAGCCGTTTTTTACAACTAAACCAACGAGTAAGGGAACTGGATTGGGATTATCCATTAGCTCTCAAATTATTGAAAAGCATGGTGGAACACTACAATGTATTTCCCATCCCGGACAAGGAACCACTTTCTGGATTGAAATTCCTGTCGAGCAAACAATCCGGAAATCTTCGGAAACAAATGTTACAGTATTTCAGCCAACTCTCTAG